The Hordeum vulgare subsp. vulgare chromosome 7H, MorexV3_pseudomolecules_assembly, whole genome shotgun sequence DNA window GCGAGAAGGCCAACGCCGACCGGGACGGGGACGACGACCACCCccggaacgacgacgacgagcacTACGCCTGATCGTTCGACCGTGTGAGCTAGCGTGTCCAAGTACACAAGTACGCACGCACGTACCCACGGCGGCACGGTCtgtttcttccttttctttgccTAGCGTTGTGATTGGATTACGTTGATTCGTCCGATGTAAATTTTGGCACTGCCGTGTCACAACTATTGGCATCTCTTATTGGAGGCTCTTTACACTAAAAGGAGATTATGTTGGGTGTATGATCTCTCAAGAaaaaacactcttacttatggactACGCTAAGACGAGAGTATGTTCGGTGTATGATCTCTCAAGAAAAAACACTCTTTTTATTATTCAACgtataaaaacatatataataggaCTTGACAAATCCGGCCTCCTATATGTTCATGGATGTGTCCGGACATGCTTTCGGACGCAGTCGAACCGCTCTTCATATTTCACACCCGACAACCATATACATTAAACACGGATACTCAAATCCATGCACATTCATCGTACACGTCAATatcgcacacaaataacaaatgttTTTTGAGATGTAAATAACAACACTTTTGCTTTGATACACCCCCAACAAAACGTAAAAGGGCAAACGTATACCCACCTTGTATTGTACATTATTGTACACTACAGGAAGACATACGTATACCCACCTCGTATTGCATACGTACGGCGACCTGTTGTGTACAATATGAGGTGGATATACGTTCTCCTTTGTACGATTTGTGGGGGAGGGGGTGTACCGAAGCAAACCTCAAATGACAAATGTGGTAGTAAAAATACAGTCTTACATAAAATTTATTTCAAATGCACAACTCAAATATTAACTCTTTGGTTTTCATTGtggtttcacatatgttccaCAAGATTGCTAAGTAGTTACGCGTGCACCTGATGATCCCGAAGATTCGGATGCATCTGCAGAAATTTCGTAAgcttatttgaatcttgatcttctCGGATTTGAACTTGTTCTCCAGACGCTACGGTATTGTTGGTTTGGCTGACACCATCACCTGTCGAGGCAATGATCCTGATAATCAATACTACGGGTCTGAACAAGGAGCGAAGTCTAGCTACGATGCAAGTGTATCATTCAGATTTAGCGAGTTTGGGCCCCTCTCAGAGAGATAAAAACCATACGTCTCATGCTCGGAGGCTCTGTGTTTTCTCCGAGGGTGTGATTACAACAGGGTGTTGAACCCTTGTCACGGAGCTTCTGGATGACTTATATAGATTGCACTGAATCCCATTAATGAGCCATTTCAAGGGAGTTGAAGGAGAGTAGCTAACGTGGTTACTAGTAATGGATGACATTAATACTGCAGTTACAGGCAACGACGGTCCTAACTTCATCTGGCGTGCGGTATTAAGTCCCTCAACCGTTGAGGCTCCCACGTCATACTCGCGCAATCTCTGGcgaagtaccaatgttgggccgagTAACTTGATGGATCATCTGAGTACGCATGCGGTCCTTGGACCTTTGATGAAGGTGTGGGACCCTAGGTGGGCCATGGCTGCCAGGTCCATGGCCCTACCACTAGTAGGTGACTCCATCAATAACCCTGAATCAATTGAGGTTTTGCAGGACTAATGGAGTGAACCTTTGAATTGTTCTGAAGGCTAAGCATTTAGGATTCATGCTGAAGTCACTAGTGCAGAAACGGACATTAATCCGAGTtagtaagggcctttagtcccggatcactaacgggactaataacttgggactaaaggcccaccactttagtcccggtttgccacgGCCTGGGACTAATGCCCCTCCACGTGGCTGGCAGGGCGCGCCAGGGGCgcggtcctttagtcccggttggtgacatcaATCGGGACTAAAAGGCTGCCTTACGCtgggtttttatttttttctgaaagGAGGGGTTTAGGACgggcatccatccactttaatcaactattatgtcatataactcatcatcatcttacgtactcatctaacaactcatcatcatcttaatcatatacgaAGTTAAAATctgataaaatagaaaaatatcatcataatcgatcatgccaagttaatataaaccagaaaaacttgtctctcataagacctagtccttgcttctaggtataatgtcataaaacagaataacacctatgtcttcgTGATGAAGCACATAGATCCAACGGtccccaacttgtggcttgcgattcTTCTTTATTTCTGTCCATGCTTCTTGGAGGCGTCGCTTTGGAGGGCCAGCCTTTGGATGTTGTGTGAAGCTCTTTCGTTTTCTTGGGTGGTGTATGCCGGGGCGGCGGCTCCGGGAACTTCTATGGAGAGACGAGGCGGCGGCCTCGGGCAGCGGTGCAGCGACGACTCGAGGAGGTAGGGCTGCTTGTCGTTCTGGCTTGGGTGAGGACCTTGAGCTGCGAGGGCGGCAAGGTTGTCGGCTCAGTCGACGCGTCCCAGCAGGGGCGGTTGGACGGTATGTTGGGGCGGCGGCCCCGGATGTGGTGCGGTGTTCGTGGTGTGCGTATAGTCATCTTGAGCAGTGTGGGTTGCGGGTTGCTGTATCGTGCGGCGTTCCTGCTCGAGGGTGGGCGGTGGTATGTCAGGGCGGCGGCCCCGGAAGGCGGTGCCGGTTGATTGCGATGGGCGCGATGGAGCGGTGGATGTCGGGGCGACGGCGTCAAGAGGATCACTAGGGCGTCCAGACTTTGGCGGCAACGATGATGGTGGGAGCAATGTCAGCGATGCGGCAATGGTTGCGGTAGTCGGCTCTTCTCCGATGTGTCCACGATATTGCCTCGAATTGTTTGTTGCTGTGGAGTCGGAGCTGCGGCGACGATGCCCTGCGGCGTACGATGACTGGCGATAGGTAGCCCGTTCGGCGATCTCCCGTGGCGTTGTGTCTGGTTTTGTCCTTTAGAGTTCTTCATCAGAGTCGGGGCTATGCTGTCTGCCCGTAGGTCGACGTGTCGTCGATGGGATGggcgagaggggggggggggctttgtccTGTGTGTTTTAGTTCATAAAGGTGGGCTTGGCTCTTGCTGTATTTGCTGTATTGGTTTTTACCTGATTTTATGTAATTAACTGGACATTTCTCTTTTACTTATTGTACATGAGACGATCTTTGTCTCCTTTTTTTTAAAGCAGAGCAATGCATACGTGCAGAATTGACTGAAAAGCTTTCATCAATCTTTATCACCGAGTAGTCTTTTCCGATGCAGAGGTACAATTAACGCAATCAGCTTATTACTAATTCAAAGCAAATGCTAAGTCCCGTCCGTTATCTTATCttatcttacctactaataaaacaaatagtgcttcttccgtacgtcatccaaattacccttaaagttgactaaaattacccaccaatgccacttataagtcataaaaaacgttttaaatagaaaaatctccggactgggccggcccatgtaggcacctcctatataaCGCTCTGGGCGTTAAAAAAGATGCAGGACATCTGTTTGGGCCGGCCAATGCGTGCGCGCCTGCTTTTtaagtttagtttttttatttttcttttcagttccattttgtttttctaatttaaataatttgaaacttcaaataacttttctcaattttaagaaactgagaatttcgaaataaaatattcaaaaaaaacatatttattttgagaattcaaaaactactcagtagttttgaaaaatgtttgcatataaaaaaatgttaaactttgagaaaatgtccataaaataaaaaagtcaacgattttaaacaaaagttcgtgtaaaaatcttaaaaacagttcgtgcctctgtttttagtctcattttttattttcatttttctgttccattttttagtttaaataatttagaactttgaaaaacttttgcaatttataaaactggcaattttgaaataaaagtttgaaaaaaatataaaatgtttgtgaattcaaaaaatgctcaggatttttgtaaaaatattcgcatattcagaaaaatgttcataattttaagaacaatgttggtgaaaacaataatagtccatgattttgaaaaatagtttctgtgttattttttgagtgcaattgaaaaaaatgtttgctaattcaaaaaatgttcatgcatttcaagaaatgtcctaaaattttaaggaCATAATATGATTAgcatcattgaagattataattgtttttctcctgTTGCAACGTACGGGTCCTTTTggtagtactccctccggtcctttttactctGCATATTAGACTTGggtcaagtcaaactttacaaagtttgaccaaatatatattaaaaaatattaacATCTACAATATCAACTATACATATCATGAAACTACCTTTCTtaatgaatctaacaatattaatttgacattgtgaatgttgatacatgtttttataaatttggtcaaagtagagatactttgatttcggacaaagctaatatgcagactaaaaaggaccggaggaagTACTACTCAAAATCTCAAACCATCGTAACATAGCTCACACGAACGACGCCTCCTCGCCCTTGGTGAAGTACTTGCCGGTCGGGCCGCCGTCCGGCAGCAGCGCCACCATCACCACGCGCTGCGCTCCCTCCTCGGGCGTCAGGACACCCGAGCCCATGCTCATGTCCGTCTTGACGTAGCCCGGATGCGCGCAGTTGACGCGCAGCATGGGGTGCCTCCTGGCCAAGATCCTCGAGTAGGCGTTGGTGGCGGCCATGGCCACCTTGTACGCCGAGAACCCCGTGGGCCACCCGTGCGTCTCCAGCGCGTCGCCCTCCTCGAAGTCATTCAGGAACTTGCCCAGCAGCTCGTCCAGCCTCTCCTCCGTCAGGTTGTCGATGTCGTTGAGGTCCCGCCTCGCCTCCTCGTTGCTGATAAGCTGCATTTATATATGTACTTGATATCGAGGTAGTAGCATTAGCATGATCGATGGAGTTTGGCAGAACATGATCAATTAAGTTACCCTTAGCAGTCCGTATTCGGAGGAGACAGTCACAATCCTTCCCTCCTTGGAAGATTGCAGCAGCGGCAGCAGGGCTTGGGTTACATGCTTGGTGCCGTAGTAGTTTGTCTCCACGGCTTTCCTTGCGGCGTCGATGGGCTCCCGGACATTCTTCACCATCCATTCAAGTCTCTGCTTCGAGTCCAGGCCGGCGAACTGACCGTCGTTGGCTTCGAGTTCTTGCGGGTACTCAACCCCTCCAACACCGGCATTATTGACCTGCAAATTACAGCGGTTGCTTGAAATCTTGAGCGACGGACGCGCCGTTATTTGCATGAATTTGGAAAAGCAAACGGAATTAAAACTTG harbors:
- the LOC123408250 gene encoding (+)-neomenthol dehydrogenase-like, which produces MEGAISSRPNTRVAVVTGGNKGIGFEVCRQLAVDGGVTVVLTARDEARGAEAAERLRALGVTDAVFHQLDITDASSIATLVYFLDTRFGKLDILVNNAGVGGVEYPQELEANDGQFAGLDSKQRLEWMVKNVREPIDAARKAVETNYYGTKHVTQALLPLLQSSKEGRIVTVSSEYGLLRLISNEEARRDLNDIDNLTEERLDELLGKFLNDFEEGDALETHGWPTGFSAYKVAMAATNAYSRILARRHPMLRVNCAHPGYVKTDMSMGSGVLTPEEGAQRVVMVALLPDGGPTGKYFTKGEEASFV